Part of the Terriglobia bacterium genome, AGAAGGACAACTCCGATGAACATCATCGTATGCATCAAGCAGGTCCCCGCCAAGGACGCCCCGCTGGCCATGGCCGGAAACTGGATCAAGGAAACCGACATTGGCTTCGAGATGAACGAGCCGGACACCTACGCCCTCGAAGAGGCCCTGCGCCTCAAGGAAAAGCACGGCGGCGAAGTGATCGCCCTGTCCCTGGGGCCGGAGCGCGTCAAGCAGACCATCAAGGAAGCGCTGGCCAAGGGCGCCGACCGCGCCATCCACGTCGCCGACGACAATTTCTCTCAGCTCGATCCCCTGGGCACCGCGCGCGCCCTGGCCGCCGCCATCCAGAAGGAAAAGTGCGACCTGGTGCTCACCGGCCTGCAGAGCGACGACCAGGGCTTCGGCCAGACCGGCGTGCTCCTCGCCGCCATCCTCAATCTCCCGCACGCCACGATCATCATGCAGATCGAAGTTGACGGCGGAAAGATGAAGCTCAAGCGCGAACTGGAGGCCGGCTGGTTCCAGTGGATGGAATGCCCGCTGCCCGCGGTGCTCTCCATCCAGTCCGGCATCAACAAGGTGCGCTACGCCACGCTCAAGGGCATCATGGCCGCCAAGAAAAAGGAGATCGCCACCATCACCCGCGAATCCCTGGGCGTTTCCGGCGAGGTTACGCAGCGCGTCGAGCGCCTCTACGTGCCCAGCAAGTCCAAGCAGACCGAATTTCTGACCGGCCCGGCCAAGGAAGTGGCCGCGAAGCTGGTGGAAAAACTCAAGTTCGAAGCGCGCGTGATCTAGGTGTAGGGGCGGGACTGGCCCCGCCCGCGTAAGACGCAAGCTTGATCAAATGTCCGGGAAGGGAACTACGCCATGAAAATCCTCGTCGTCACCGAACAACACCAGGGCAAGTGGAACGCCACGAGCTTCGAAACTCTGGCCGCCGCCCAGCAGATTGCCAAGGAGACCTCCGGCAGCGTCAGCGCCGTGGTCATCGGCAAAGCCGTCGCCGCGCTGGCCGGCGAGCTGGCCGCGAAAAACGTCGCCGAAGTCATCCTTGTCGAGCACGACCTGCTCGACGCCTACACTCCCGATGGCTACTGCGTCGCGCTCGCCCAGGTCATCACCGCGGCCCAGCCCGACCTCGTCTTCTTCCCGCACAGCTATCAGGTGCGGGACTTCGCTCCCCAGCTCGCCGCGTCTCTCAACAAGGGCATGGTCGCCGACTGCATCGCCGTGCGCAACGCAGCCGGCAAGCTGACCTTCGTCCGCCAGATGTTTCAGGGAAAAACCGCCGCCGACGTCACCTTCCAGGGCGCGGGCCCGTGGTTTGCTTCCTTCCAGACCGGCGCCTTTCGCGCGGATCTCCTCGCCGCGCATCCCTCCGGCAAAGCCCCGGTGAACAAGGCCGCCATTGACCTCCAGCCCGGGCAGATCCGCACCAGGCCGCTGGAGCTCTTCCGCGAAGCCAAGCAGGCCGTGGACCTCACCCAGGCCCCGGTGATCGTAGCCATCGGCCGCGGCATCAAGGCCCCGGAAAATATCGCCCAGGCCGAAGCCCTGGCCAAGGCCATCGGCGGGGAAATCGCCGCCTCCCGCCCCATCTGCGACGAAGGCTGGCTGCCCATGGAGCGCCAGATCGGCAGCTCCGGCCAGACCGTGGCCCCCAAGCTGTATCTCGCTCTGGGCATCAGCGGCGCCATCCAGCACGTCGTGGGCATGAAGGGTTCGCGCACCATCGTGGCCGTCAACAAGGACCAGAACGCCCCCATTTTCGAAATCGCCGACTATGGCATCGTCGCCGACATCTTCGAGATCATGCCCGCCCTCACCGAAGCCCTGGAAAAAGCCAAATCCTCGTAAGCGTTCGGCAGCGAAAGTTTGAGTATTGAGTAGACGCAGTGCCATGAAACTCGAAGAGTACAAACCCATTCTCTACCGGCAGGAAGATGGCTCGTGGGTTGCGGAGGTTCCCGCCATCCCGGGTTGTTATGCTCTGATGAACACTCGAGAAGCCGCACTTGAGGAGTTACGTCTCGTCTTTCGGATGATCCCGCAAGAGTATCGCGAGAAGGGTCTTCTGCTTCCCACCTGAAGTCAGAGCCGTGCGTCCTGCGCAGTCGAGGGATCACTCTTCTTTTGCTAGAATGGCGGCAAGCCTATGACCGTCCAACGCGAACAACTGGAAGCCGATGTCCTCATCGTCGGGGCGGGGCCCGCGGGACTTTCCTGCGCCCTGCACCTCGCCAACCTCATCCAGAAGCACAACGCCTCCGGCGCCAAGCCTGAACTCTCCGCCGAAAACATCTACGTGCTGGAAAAGGGCCGGGAGATCGGCGCGCACCAGCTTTCCGGCGCCATCCTGAACCCCGCGGCGCTGCGCGAGCTGGTCCCGGATTTCGAAACCTCCGCGCCGCTGGATACGCCGGTGACCGACAGCGCGCTGCTCTATTTCACGAAAGGCGCATCGCTGCGGGCGCCCATCACCCCGCCGCCTTTTCAGAACAAGGGCAATTACGTCGTATCGCTGAGCAAGCTCACGAAGTGGCTGGGCGGGCTGGTCGAGAAGACCGGCGTCAACCTCTTCACGCAATTCGGCGGCGCGCAGCTGATCTACCAGGGCGATGGCATCGCCGGCGTCATCACCGAGGACAAGGGCCTGGACAAGAACGGCAAGCCCAAGGATAACTACACCCCGGGCTACGAGCTGCGCGCCAAGGTCACCGTGCTGGCCGAGGGCCCGCGCGGCTCGCTGACCAAAGATCTCGTCGCCAGGAAAAATCTTGGCAACATCAACCCGCAGAGCTACGGCCTCGGCATCAAGGAGCTGTGGGAAGTGCAGCCGGGCCGCGTCCAGCCGGGCTACGTCGCCCACACCATGGGCTGGCCGGTCTCTACCGACATGTACGGCGGCGGCTGGATCTACGGCCTCACCGGCAACCGCGTTTCCATCGGCCTGGTGATCGCCCTGGAATACGCCGACCCGCAGTTCGATCCTCACGCCGCGTTCCAGACGTGGAAGACACATCCCGTCCTGAAGAGCATGCTCGACGGCGGCAAGATCGTGCGTTATGGCGCCAAGACCCTGCCCTATGGCGGGTGGTACTCCATGCCCCGCAATTACGTGGACGGCGCCCTCATCGTCGGCGATTCCGGCAGCTTCCTCGATTCCCAGCGCCTCAAGGGCATCCACCTGGCGATGAAGAGCGGCATGCTCGCCGCCGAGACGATCTTCGATGCCCTCGTCGCCGGCGACACCTCGGCCGCAAGACTTTCCGCCTATAAGCAGAAGATCGACCAGAGCTACATCCGCAAAGAGCTGCGCGCCGTGCGCAATTTCCACCAGTCCTTCCAGCACGGTTTTCTCGGCGGTTTCTTCCACGCCGGCCTGCAGATGCTCACCGGCGGCCGGGGCCTGATCGATCCCATGCGCGCGCATGCGGGTTACGAAGCCTATCGCAAGATCGACGGCCGCCCCGCTCCGGAGCGCTTCCAAGGCGACGGCAAGCTCACCTTCGACCGCCTCACCGACGTCTATCACTCCGGCACGCGCCACGACGAGGACCAGCCCTGCCATCTCCACGTCGCGGACACCAACGTCTGCGCCACGAAGTGCGTCACCGAGTACGGCAACCCCTGCCAGTATTTCTGCCCCGCAGCCGTCTATGAAATGGCCCGGGAAAAGGGCGAGATCCGCCTGAAGATCAACCCCGCCAACTGCGTGCACTGCAAGACCTGCGACATCGCCGACCCCTACCAGATCATCACCTGGGTGGTCCCCGAAGGCGGCGGGGGCCCCAACTACGAAGGCATGTGACACGCGCCGCGCGCGCGTGCCTCATCCTCGCGCGTGTCATCCTTCGGGCCGATGCTTTTCATCGGCCCGAAGGATCTCAACCAGCGGTGTTTGCAATAGTTGACGGTGCGAGCGCTCAGGAACTGCGCGGCCAGATGCGCTGCAGAAGACTGCGCACGCGATCCACGACGGAATAGCCCGCGGCAGGCGCGCTCTTCCGCGGCGCCCCGGCCGCCGCATTCGGTGCCGCGGCGAGTGGCGGCGCAACGGCGGCCGAAGCCACCGCTTCGCCCTCCACGCGGCCCTGAAAAATCAGCGTGGGCCGTACGCGCACCCGCCGCACCAGCAGGATCAGCCGGGGGTCCGGCTCCGGCTGCACCGCCGCCGAGGCATTGAACGCCAGCGGCGGCATGAACACCTGGTAGACCGGCTCTTCCCTGGGCGCGGCTTTTTCCGCGGAAGGTTTGGCGGCCCGCACCTCGTCGCCCGAGGCCAGCCGGCTGATTTCCGGCAGACCCGCCTGCAACTCGCAGGAGCAGCGCCCCCCGCTCGTCTGCAGCGAATCGATCTGCCCGTTCAGCAGTTGCACGTTGGCGCCCTGGGGCAGCAGCACGCTCTGCCCGGTGAGCTGCTGCTCGATGCGCACCGCGCCGGAATTGGCCCGCACGCACATGGCCCCCGCCGCGTCCAGCCCGACCAGCAGGTCCTGCGCGTCCCCGCCGATGGCCACCGGCTGCGCCTGGATCTGCGGCGTGTAGATAGTCAGCGCCGGCGCGCTCTCGATGCGCGCATGAATCGTCCCGGAGTCCAGCGCCACGGTCAGCGCCCCGCCGGACTTCAGCACCGAAAAATGCGCCGGCCCGCAGATGAATAGCTGCCCGCCTTCGCTCAGATCCACGCGCGCGCTGCCGGACTTCACCCGCACATCGCCCCCGCTGAGCAGAATCGTGCGCACTTCTTCGCCCGCCACTTCCACCTTCAGCGGGCCTTGCACCGCGATGGAGTTGCCGTCAATGATGCCCACGGCTTCCTTGGGCGGCTCGTCCGGGAGCGGGGCAGCCGGAACGCCCGCCAGGGCCGCCGCGGCCGCGCAGCAGAGCATGCCGCCCGCGGCTAGCAGCGCGCGGCGGGGCGACTTCAGGCCGTCTTGGGGGTTGCGGCGCATTTCGGGGATCCGGCACGAGCACCGGCCGGAAAGCTCGCCTATACTATACGCCGATGAGCACTTCGCCGGCAGCGGGCGGCGCTCCCCAGGAGCCCGTCAGTTCACATTACGATACGCGGCTGCCCCGGCTGCCGCTGACCCGGCGCCTGCAGATCCCGCTGATCGCCGCGGCCGTCTACAGCGTCATCCGCGCCCTCGGCCCCACCCTGCGCTACGAAATTCACGGTTGGCAGCACGCCGGGCGCGTCTACGCCGCGAAGCAGCGCTGCATCTGGGCCTTCTGGCACCGCGTGATTATTCCCATCGCCTGGTGGGCGCGCAATCGCGGCATCGTCATCCTCAATACCACCGCCTTCGACGGCCAGTGGACCCGCAAGGTCATCGAGTGGCTGGGCTTCGGCACTGCCCAGGGCAGCTCCAGCCGCGGCGGCCTGCGCGGCCTCGCGGTCATGGCCCAGCGTCTGGAGGAAGGCCTGGACGTGGGCTTCACCATCGACGGCCCGCGCGGCCCGCGTTACGTGGCCAAGCCCGGCCCGGTGATGCTCGCCCGCCGCACGGGTTGCCCCGTCATGGTCTTCCACATCGGCGTGGACCGCGGCATCACCTTCGAAAAGACCTGGGACCGCTTCCTCCTGCCCAAGCCCTTCGCGCGCGCCGTCATCCTCTTCGCCCCGCCCATCTATGTCCCGGCGGACGCCGGCCGCGACCTGCTCGATGCCAAGCACGCCGAAATGCAGCGCGCCCTCGAACGCGTCCGTGACATCGCCGAATCCTGGTATTCCCTCACCGCGGCCGAACGCGCGCAGTATTGCGCCGAATTCGACCAGTAGACCCGGCATTCCTGCGTGTCCCGCCGCCGGCGCGGGGATTAACTGCCGGACTGCTCGCCGAGCGTCACCGCAATGTCCATCTTTTTCGCGCCGCGGAAAACCGTGACCGTGATCTTGTCGCCCGGCCGCTTGCGGTTCATGGCCACGTTCATGTCCAGCTGGTTGGCCACCGGTTGCCCGTCGATGCCGACGATCACGTCGCCGCCCACCAGGATCCGCCGCATCCCGGCTACCACCGTGCGGTCGCCCCCGCGCAGCCCCGCGCGTTCCGCGGGGCCCCCGCGCGCCACCGTTTCGATCATCAGGCCGTCCTGCACCGGCAGGTCCAGCGCTTCCGCCAGCCATCCGCCTACCGGCAGTGTGCCCACGCCCAGAAACGCCCGGCGCACGCGCCCTTCGGTCATCAGGTCGTGCGCGATCAGTTTCGCGGTGTTGATGGGGATGGCGAAGCCGATCCCCGCCGTCGTTCCGCTCGGCGTGTAGATTGCCGAGTTGATCCCGATCACTTCACCGCGTGAATTCAGCAGCGGCCCCCCGGAGTTGCCGTGGTTGATCGCCGCGTCGGTCT contains:
- a CDS encoding electron transfer flavoprotein subunit beta/FixA family protein, translated to MNIIVCIKQVPAKDAPLAMAGNWIKETDIGFEMNEPDTYALEEALRLKEKHGGEVIALSLGPERVKQTIKEALAKGADRAIHVADDNFSQLDPLGTARALAAAIQKEKCDLVLTGLQSDDQGFGQTGVLLAAILNLPHATIIMQIEVDGGKMKLKRELEAGWFQWMECPLPAVLSIQSGINKVRYATLKGIMAAKKKEIATITRESLGVSGEVTQRVERLYVPSKSKQTEFLTGPAKEVAAKLVEKLKFEARVI
- a CDS encoding electron transfer flavoprotein subunit alpha/FixB family protein yields the protein MKILVVTEQHQGKWNATSFETLAAAQQIAKETSGSVSAVVIGKAVAALAGELAAKNVAEVILVEHDLLDAYTPDGYCVALAQVITAAQPDLVFFPHSYQVRDFAPQLAASLNKGMVADCIAVRNAAGKLTFVRQMFQGKTAADVTFQGAGPWFASFQTGAFRADLLAAHPSGKAPVNKAAIDLQPGQIRTRPLELFREAKQAVDLTQAPVIVAIGRGIKAPENIAQAEALAKAIGGEIAASRPICDEGWLPMERQIGSSGQTVAPKLYLALGISGAIQHVVGMKGSRTIVAVNKDQNAPIFEIADYGIVADIFEIMPALTEALEKAKSS
- a CDS encoding type II toxin-antitoxin system HicB family antitoxin; this translates as MKLEEYKPILYRQEDGSWVAEVPAIPGCYALMNTREAALEELRLVFRMIPQEYREKGLLLPT
- a CDS encoding electron transfer flavoprotein-ubiquinone oxidoreductase — protein: MTVQREQLEADVLIVGAGPAGLSCALHLANLIQKHNASGAKPELSAENIYVLEKGREIGAHQLSGAILNPAALRELVPDFETSAPLDTPVTDSALLYFTKGASLRAPITPPPFQNKGNYVVSLSKLTKWLGGLVEKTGVNLFTQFGGAQLIYQGDGIAGVITEDKGLDKNGKPKDNYTPGYELRAKVTVLAEGPRGSLTKDLVARKNLGNINPQSYGLGIKELWEVQPGRVQPGYVAHTMGWPVSTDMYGGGWIYGLTGNRVSIGLVIALEYADPQFDPHAAFQTWKTHPVLKSMLDGGKIVRYGAKTLPYGGWYSMPRNYVDGALIVGDSGSFLDSQRLKGIHLAMKSGMLAAETIFDALVAGDTSAARLSAYKQKIDQSYIRKELRAVRNFHQSFQHGFLGGFFHAGLQMLTGGRGLIDPMRAHAGYEAYRKIDGRPAPERFQGDGKLTFDRLTDVYHSGTRHDEDQPCHLHVADTNVCATKCVTEYGNPCQYFCPAAVYEMAREKGEIRLKINPANCVHCKTCDIADPYQIITWVVPEGGGGPNYEGM
- a CDS encoding lysophospholipid acyltransferase family protein, producing MSTSPAAGGAPQEPVSSHYDTRLPRLPLTRRLQIPLIAAAVYSVIRALGPTLRYEIHGWQHAGRVYAAKQRCIWAFWHRVIIPIAWWARNRGIVILNTTAFDGQWTRKVIEWLGFGTAQGSSSRGGLRGLAVMAQRLEEGLDVGFTIDGPRGPRYVAKPGPVMLARRTGCPVMVFHIGVDRGITFEKTWDRFLLPKPFARAVILFAPPIYVPADAGRDLLDAKHAEMQRALERVRDIAESWYSLTAAERAQYCAEFDQ